The Thermococcus celericrescens sequence CAGGAGCTGAAATATCCGCGTTTCCCCGCTCTCACCGCTGGTGAACAGGGCAACGGCTATCAGAATGACACCGCTGAGTATGAGGAAAACTCCAAAGACAGCGATGCTGGCCAGGGTGACGAACGGCAGTATGCTGAGACTGACGATACCAAGAACGAGCAGAACGATTCCCAGAACCAGGTACCACTGCCAGTGCGCCATCAGGCTGGCCACCTGCTTCCTGGCCATCTCCTCCCTGTACTCCTCCGGGGTCATTGGTTTATTTTCCTCATCCCCGGCGGGTTCTTTAATCTCATCCATGGGTATTACCTCCAAAACTCTTTTTTGCAAATATAGTGTACATTTCAAACTCATAAAAACATTTCGTCGAATAGTTTTTGGAAACATCCGGTGCATTTTTAACCGGTTTTTTGAATGTAGCTCTATGAGATTCAAACCCAAACCCTTCAGGGAACCGGTGTCCTTCAGGTGTCTCTACTGCCCCGACTGCTGCAGGGGGAGGCACATCTATCTAACTCTGAATGATATAGAGAGAATATCGGGGGCAGGTCACGACCCCCAGGACTTCGTGACATTCTCCGTTGAGGGGGACAAAATACGCTTCGTCCTCGCGGTGAGGGAGTGGGACCTGGGCTGCGTCTTCCACGACCCGGAGACCGGAAAGTGCCGTGTTCACTATGCGAACCCGATAATCTGCCGCATCTATCCATTCATGGTCTCCCGCAAGCCCCTCGGTGTTGATGGAGAGATGCCCTTTGAGTACATGGGTCAGAGGCTGTGGCTCTACTACGACGAGAGCTGCCCGGGAATAAACGCGGAGGAGCCGGAAACGACGATAACACCGGAGGAGATAGCGGAGCTCGGCCTCCGGTTCGAGAGGGAGTTCGAGAGAACGGACATGGCGGGATTCGCCGAGCTGCTCGATACTATGATGGGCGAGGCTTTCAGTGAGGAAAAGTAAATATACATGCCGGGACGAATGTTGATTATGGCCGACTGGAAGTCCTACCTGCTGCCCGGTCTCTTTCTCCTTCAGGCGGGGATTAACCTGATGTTCTACGGCTTTCCAGCGGTTATGTTCTCAGTCGTCATTCCTGAGGGTCTATACGGGAAGCTCGCTTGGGCTCTGCCCTTCCTTATGCTCGGCTACTTTGCCCTCGGAATACTGGCTCTCTACTACCTCTCTGCCGCCAACGTCCGCAGGGGAAAGCTCCTTGGGCTTTTGTATTTCGGCGCCGGGGCGCTGGGCTCGGCCGTGGTTCTCTCGGAGTCCCTTCACGAGATGCCCCTGCTTCCGGCCACTTTTGCCCTCTGGCTGGCGCTGTCCCTCCTCGGAATGCTCCTTCTTTTCCGCGGAATCGGGGTTTCGTGGAAGCTTTCGCTCGTGGCGATGACCCTCCTCGGCATATCTGCCCTCGTCAGCGCCTCTACCGCACAGTGGGTCGTTGAGGACTACTACGCTCACGTCCACATAGGGGAAATTCCCGAGAACGCCACCGTTATTGTAGCCTACCCTGAAAACGTCAGCCCTCCGAACGGGACGGGCTAAGCTTTTAAGCTCGGTATCGAGGCTGGAATCATGGAGAGGGAACTCAGATACAGACGCGCCTCCTCGTGGGAATACGATTTAATCCTCCGCGAGGCCGAGAAGTACGGCGAGCTTAGGCACCACTTCTTTGCCGTGGTTGAGGGGAAGTTCCGCGACGTCTACGCGGTAAACGAAACTGTCTGGGCGGAGATTGAGGGGATACCCATCAAGCCCTACGCCTACGGAACCTTCGTGGGCACGATAACGGTGGACAAAAACCTGGTCGAGAAGTTCTACCCCAACGTCGAGTTCTTCTACTTCGTTGACGTTGCGAAGAACTACGCCGTTCTAACACCCAAGGCTGGGTTCCTCTTCACGACCGGTAAGGACGTGCCAAGGAGCGGCGTGAGGCGGTACGACTGGAAGGGAACGAAGAAGCTGGTGATTTACGACGATAACGGTGTTATTCTGGGCATCGGCAGGATAAACACCGAGAGCAGGAGGAAGTTCATTCTGAACGTGACTGACATAGGTGAGTTTTTGAGGAGGAATCGGTAGCTCATCCTTCCATGCACGTGTTACTTTTTTCTTTTGAAAGCCTCACTCTTCATGCCAAAGATGAGATCAGTCCTGTGATAAATAAACATCTTTGTTTACTCGAAAATCTTATATGTTCTTGATACTCTACAACATAATGAAAACCCTCAGTGAGGGTGGTGCATATGAAGAAACTTGTGCGATTAAGCCTGCTTCTTTGTCTCGTGGGTCTGGTTTCCATAGCCAGCGTGTCCGCGTGGACCTCAAAGATCGTCATATCTTCGTCTGGATGTTGGAGAATGTACGACCACGACACTGACACTCCCCAATGGAGTCAGGACGAGTGGGTCTGGGCCGGTGTCTCTGGATGGCTAAACATCTGCGACGGAAGAATAACCGTCGACACTTCAACCGTGAAACATGTTGCGCGCTGGTCTGGCGTCAGGGTGGACAAGTCCAGGGTACAGAGATACAGGGGAGCCAGGGTTTCTTTCACAAAGATACCCTACGAGAGGTATAACGGCGAGAGGGGAGTGGCTTTTGCATTGATTCCCCACTTCTACAAGCACTGACTTGGGTGACGTCGCGTGCGGGCTAAAATAATGCTTGTCCTTTTGGTTCTAATTTTTATGGGGACAACCACTGTATCTGCTACTGCCCCGGCCTGGCTCAAACCCGGGGCCTACGTGACCTATGCAGTTATCGTTCCGAAGGACGCGAGGTTCGGGACAAACAGCGTTATGATCAAGCTCGACATGCTCAACGGGCGCTCCTTCGAGGCGCTTTATCCCTACCTCACCAGGACGATGGAGAGGAACGTCTCGCGGGACGAGAACTACGTCACCGCCCTCTGGCCGACGGGGACCTCTTACCTGACCTTTGAGGTCCTCTCCGTGGACAACGACACTGCCAAAATCCTCGTCACGCTTAAACTCCACGATGTCGTCGTTGAAAGGCCCGACCTCGCGAACGCGAGCGTGCTCGTGCTCTCCGAGGTTCTCACCCTCGACCTGAAAAGCGGGATGTACGTCCGCAACGGCATGCCCGTTGCCAGGCCGAGCTTCTTCGTAGACACCTCTTCCCCTCCCGGGCCCGGCGCCGTCCTCCTGAACGTCACCGTCCCGGAAGGGGGAGCCTGGGTGATGAGGATCAAAAACCTGAGCTACTCCCGCTACCGGGACGTTGAGGTTTTAACGCACCTGCGCACCTTCCATCCACCTTTCATTTACCTCGAATCTGACGTGGTGAGGTTCAACCTCCACGGCCCGGACTACAGCTTCTCCGGGGGTACGGGCTTCTCGGCCCTCTACGACCCCTCTACCGGCCTGATGATAGCGTCCGACATGTTCTCAACTCCCCCTGAGCTAGTTCTAATGGGCGTGATCAGCTCCACGATGGAAGACGTGAACGCCTCGCGGGCCCTCCGCAAACTTCTCGCCGAAGGCTCAAACAAACGATGGCTCCAGGGCTGGAACCTCTTCGCGACAAACGTGGAGTTCCGGGATGAGAACCCCTTCGAGAGACCCCGCAGTCCCTTCGTGTACTACTTCGTCCCCCTGGCCATTATAGCCCTCGCAGTCGGTATCAGGGACTTCTGGAGGTGGGTTCGATGAAAATCCTCCACTGGGAGCTC is a genomic window containing:
- a CDS encoding YkgJ family cysteine cluster protein, coding for MRFKPKPFREPVSFRCLYCPDCCRGRHIYLTLNDIERISGAGHDPQDFVTFSVEGDKIRFVLAVREWDLGCVFHDPETGKCRVHYANPIICRIYPFMVSRKPLGVDGEMPFEYMGQRLWLYYDESCPGINAEEPETTITPEEIAELGLRFEREFERTDMAGFAELLDTMMGEAFSEEK
- a CDS encoding PUA domain-containing protein, coding for MERELRYRRASSWEYDLILREAEKYGELRHHFFAVVEGKFRDVYAVNETVWAEIEGIPIKPYAYGTFVGTITVDKNLVEKFYPNVEFFYFVDVAKNYAVLTPKAGFLFTTGKDVPRSGVRRYDWKGTKKLVIYDDNGVILGIGRINTESRRKFILNVTDIGEFLRRNR